GTTGATGACCAGGGCCACGAAAAGGCTCGCCGACAGCGCGATGATGCAGGTCAGGGGCAGGTACTGCATGAACTCGCCCATGATCCCGGGCCAGAAGAGCATGGGAAGAAAGGCGGCCAGGGTGGTGAGGGTGGAGCCGATCACCGGGTAGGCCACTTCGCTGGTGGCCCGCATGGCGGCCTCCACCCGGGGCACCCCCTGGGAGGCGAAGCGGAAGATGTTCTCGACGATGACGATGGCGTTGTCCACCAGCATCCCCAGGGCCAGGGTCAGGGAGAACAGGACCACCATGTTCAAGGTGATGCCCAGGGCAAAGAGCACGCAGTAGGACAGGAGCATGGAAAAGGGGATGGCCAGGGCCACCAGGATGGCGTTTCGGAGGCCCATGGCCAGGGGCAGGACCAGGACCACCAGAAGAAGACCGGTGACGAGGTTGTTCTCCAGATCGGCCACCATCATCCGGATGTCCTTGGCCTTGTCCATGAGCTTGGTGATGCGGGTGCCCAGGGGCCAGGTGGGGGCGAGCTCGGCCAGGAGCCGATCCATGGCGTCGGTGATGGCGATGATGTTCTCGCCGGCCCGCTTCTTGACCAGGATGCTCACCGCCTCCTGGCCATCCAGCCGCGCCCGGCCCGCCTCCTCCTTGAAGCTGTCCCGGACCGTCGCCACGTCCTTGAGATGCACCGGCTGGCCCTGGTGGCTGCCCACGACGATCTGGAAGAGCTCGTTGGGATTCTTCACCTTGCCGGGCACCTGGAGCTGGATGCGGCCGTCGGCCAGGCGCAAGGCGCCGGCAGAGGTGTTGGCGTTCTCGCCCATCACCGTCCGCTCCAGGGTCTGGATGGGGATGCCGTAATAGGCGAGCTTTTCCGGAAAGACCTCGACGCGGATCTCCCGCTCCCGGCCACCGGAGACCTCCACCTCCAGGATGCCGGGGATGGTCTCGATGGCGTCGCCGATATCGTCGGCCATCTCCTTGAGCCGCCCGGCCTCCACCGGGCTGGTGAGTGACAGGACGACGATGGGCAGCTCCGAGAAGTTGACCTCGAAGACAGAAGGGTCCTCGTCCAGGTCGTTGGGCAGCTCGGCCATGGCCTCGTCCACTTGGTCCTTGACCTTGCGCAACGCCAGATCGATGTCGGTGCCGCTCACAAACTCGATATTGATGGAGCTGAGTCCCTCGGCGGAGACCGACTGGATCTTCTTGACATTTTCCAGGCCCTTGAGCTTGTTCTCCAGGGGGATGGTCACCGAGGTCTCCATGTCCACCGGCGACACCCCCCGGTAGCGCGTGGAGATGAAGACGTTGGGTACGGTCACGTCCGGGTCCGACTCCCGGGGCAGGGCCTGGTAGCAGTACAGGCCGAAGACCAGGATCAGCGCCGCCAGGACCAGCACGGTCACCCGCTGGCGGACGGCGGTATCGCTGACCATCATGGCAGGATCTCCGCCAGGCTGTCGGCGATGCGGCGTACCGCCACCGGCTGCCCGTCCCCCAGGCTGCGGTGGCCGACCACCGCCACCAGCTCACCTTCGGCCAGGCCGGAGGGGATCTCCATGCTCCAGCCCTGGAGGATGCCGGTGACCACGGTCCGCCGGCGGGCGATGCCGTTTTCAATCACGTAGACGAAGCGCTCCTCATCCTGGGCCAGCACCGCATACAGGGGCACCGCCAGGGCTGCCGGCAGCCGGCGCTTGACGATGGTCGCCCGGGCGAACATGCCTGCCCGGATGGCGCCGTCCGGGTTGTCCACCGCCAGGTGCAGCCGATACGCCATGGCCCGGGAGTCGGGCTGACTGGCCAGGAAGATCTTGCGGCCGACTACGGAGCGGCCGGCCAGGGCATCGAAGGCCAGCTGGCATTCCGGCATGCTCTGGACGGCAGGAACGTCGGACTCCGGGATGAAGACCTCCACCTTGACCCGGGAGAGATCGAGGATCCTGGCCACCGGATCGCCAGGCTCCAGGAGGAGGCCCCGCTCCACCGGCAGCTCGTCCACGATGCCGGCCATGGGCGCCCGGACCTGGGTGCGGGCCAAGGCCAGCTCCGCCCCGGCCCGGGCGGCGGCAAGCTCCTGCAGCTGGGCCTGGGCCCGGTCCAGCTCCGCCTGGGCCACCGCCTGGCGGCCGGCCAGGCCGCTCAGGCGCTGCACCTCGAGGCGGGCCAGCTCCTCCCGGGCGACCACCGCTGCCCGCTCCTGCTGGTAGTCCCGGGGGTCGATCTCGGCCAGCAACTGGCCCTCGGCCACCCGGTCGCCCTCCCGGATCGGCAGGCTGACGATCTGGCCCCGCACCTGGGCATGGACGAAGAGATCCTGCCAGGGCAGGGCTGTGCCGGGCAGCTCCAGCTGGTCGGCCAGGGGCTGGGGGGCCAGGCGCTGGACCACCACATTCACCGGTGGCCGGTCGTTGGCCAGGGCCGCCGCCTTCTCCGCGGCCAGGCGCTGCCTCTCCTGGCTCACCAGGCGGCCCAGGGTGAGGATGGCCGCCACCAGGGCCAGGAGAAGAAGCCAGGGCAGGGCGGCCCAGACCATGGCCGAGAACGGGCGCCGGCCGCTGGGGGCATCGGGCATGGCAGTACCTTTCGGGATGAGGCGGGGTTGATCAGGTGTGGGCAGGCATGGCCGGGGTGGGGCGCCGGAGGACCACCTGATCCCAGAGCCGGTCGGCGGCCTCTTCCTTGGTCAGGAGCGGGCACTCCTCCATGGAGCCATCCCGCAGGAAGAGGGTCATGGCGATGGCGTCCACGTCGAAGCCGGCGTCGGCGCGGCTGATGTCGTTGGCCACCAGAAGATCAAGGTTCTTTTCGCGGAGCTTGCGCCAGCCCTCGTCGGCGGTGACCAGGCTTTCCGCCGCGAATCCCACCAGAAAAGGGGAGGGGCCTGCGCCTCGCCGCCGGCCGACCTCGGCCAGGATGTCCGGGTTGGCCACCAGATCCAGGGCCGGCACGCCTTGCGCCTTCTTGATCTTGGTGGCTGCGCAGACCGCCGGCCGGAAGTCGGCCACGGCCGCTGTCTTGACCACCAGGCTCGCCTGGGCCAGCTGGCGCTCCACCGCCTGGGCCATCTCCAGGGCTGTGGTCACCCGGACGAGCTCGACCCCCGGGGGCGGTGGCAGGGCGGTGGGGCCGCTCACCAGGATGACCCGGGCGCCCCGGCGGCGGGCGGTGCGGCAGACTGCATCCCCCATGCGGCCCGAGGAGCGGTTGGACAGATAGCGCACCGGGTCCAGAAACTCCCGGGTGGGGCCGGCGGTGACCAGTACGGTCTCGCCCGCCAGGTCCTGGGGCGCGAGGGCGGCAAGGAGTGCCTCGCGGATGGCGTCCCACTCCGGCAGCCGGCCTGGTCCTTCCTCGCCGCAGGCCATGGCCCCGCACTCCGGCTCGACGATCCGGTAGCCGAAGTGGCGCAGCCGCTCCAGGTTGGCCTGGGTGGCCGGGTGCTGGTACATGTGGCTGTTCATGGCCGGGCAGACCACCACCGGCGCCCGGCAGGCCAGGATGATGGCGGCCAGCAGGGAATCGGCGGCGCCCCCGGCCAGGGAGGAGACCGTCTGGGCGGTGGCCGGCGCCACCAGCACGAGGTCGCAGCCCCGCGCCAGGCCGATGTGGGGCATCTCGCCGTCCCCGGCCTCGAACATGCCGGTGTAGACCCGGCTGCCGGACAGGGCCTGGAAGGTGAGGGGGCTGACGAAGCGGCTGGCCGACTCGGTGAGCACCACCGAGACGGCGGCCCCTCCCTCCCGCAGGCGGCGGACGAAGTCCGGCGCCTTGTAGGCGGCAATGGAGCCGGTGACGCCAAGCAGCACGTGGCGGTGGGCGAGTTGGGGTGAAGGC
This Thermodesulfobacteriota bacterium DNA region includes the following protein-coding sequences:
- a CDS encoding efflux RND transporter periplasmic adaptor subunit: MPDAPSGRRPFSAMVWAALPWLLLLALVAAILTLGRLVSQERQRLAAEKAAALANDRPPVNVVVQRLAPQPLADQLELPGTALPWQDLFVHAQVRGQIVSLPIREGDRVAEGQLLAEIDPRDYQQERAAVVAREELARLEVQRLSGLAGRQAVAQAELDRAQAQLQELAAARAGAELALARTQVRAPMAGIVDELPVERGLLLEPGDPVARILDLSRVKVEVFIPESDVPAVQSMPECQLAFDALAGRSVVGRKIFLASQPDSRAMAYRLHLAVDNPDGAIRAGMFARATIVKRRLPAALAVPLYAVLAQDEERFVYVIENGIARRRTVVTGILQGWSMEIPSGLAEGELVAVVGHRSLGDGQPVAVRRIADSLAEILP
- the coaBC gene encoding bifunctional phosphopantothenoylcysteine decarboxylase/phosphopantothenate--cysteine ligase CoaBC, coding for MPSPQLAHRHVLLGVTGSIAAYKAPDFVRRLREGGAAVSVVLTESASRFVSPLTFQALSGSRVYTGMFEAGDGEMPHIGLARGCDLVLVAPATAQTVSSLAGGAADSLLAAIILACRAPVVVCPAMNSHMYQHPATQANLERLRHFGYRIVEPECGAMACGEEGPGRLPEWDAIREALLAALAPQDLAGETVLVTAGPTREFLDPVRYLSNRSSGRMGDAVCRTARRRGARVILVSGPTALPPPPGVELVRVTTALEMAQAVERQLAQASLVVKTAAVADFRPAVCAATKIKKAQGVPALDLVANPDILAEVGRRRGAGPSPFLVGFAAESLVTADEGWRKLREKNLDLLVANDISRADAGFDVDAIAMTLFLRDGSMEECPLLTKEEAADRLWDQVVLRRPTPAMPAHT